Proteins from a genomic interval of Rosa chinensis cultivar Old Blush chromosome 2, RchiOBHm-V2, whole genome shotgun sequence:
- the LOC112190545 gene encoding paired amphipathic helix protein Sin3-like 2 has product MAGIPDDVPVDSEMKAPSGSSSADSNGPPRISGGVTGRRVASKLTGEDAVAYLKAVKEVFSDRIDIYERFLEVMRDFKTHRIFTVDVIAKVKELFEGHNNLIMGFNTFLPEGIEISLDEDVPPKKPAEFREAIDFVNKIKERFRDDDNRVYKAFLDILNKYRNEDKPITEVYLEVAALFSDQPDLLDEFTKFLPNANHV; this is encoded by the exons ATGGCGGGAATACCAGACGATGTTCCCGTAGATTCTGAAATGAAAGCGCCTTCTGGTTCTTCATCTGCTGACTC AAATGGGCCACCCCGAATATCTGGAGGAGTAACTGGAAGACGAGTCGCATCAAAATTGACTGGTGAAGATGCTGTAGCGTATCTCAAAGCAGTGAAGGAAGTGTTTTCCGACCGAATTGACATATATGAAAGGTTTCTTGAGGTCATGAGAGATTTCAAAACTCATAG AATTTTCACAGTAGATGTCATTGCCAAAGTAAAGGAACTATTTGAAGGGCATAACAACTTAATTATGGGTTTCAATACTTTCTTGCCAGAGGGTATTGAGATAAGCCTCGATGAAGATGTGCCTCCAAAGAAGCCAGCTGAGTTTCGAGAAGCTATCGACTTTGTAAACAAGATAAAG GAACGTTTCCGAGATGATGACAACCGTGTTTATAAGGCATTCCTAGATATACTGAACAAGTACCGAAACGAGGACAAGCCTATAACTGAGGTTTACCTTGag GTTGCTGCTTTATTTAGTGACCAGCCAGATTTGCTTGATGAGTTCACTAAATTTCTACCAAATGCAAATCATGTCTAA